The genomic stretch atctctcatctcatatgttttttatgttttattataatgtctttgatattattttattctattattatatatatgttttttattccatttttgtcTAATCTAATTTTGTGTATATTGAATTCAaagtttttgtctaaatatgataaGTTTTTATGTTATTTAATAATGTATGAAGGACTAAATACAAAGTTACGTTattctctataggtgtatgtatgactcaataaaaatattgtaaaaaaccgaaccaaccgaaccaatccaaaccgcattggtttggtttggtttggtttggttttatttctaaaaatcaatcgaaccaaaccgaaccgcatgcttttttctcttgcggttcggatgatttttatcatcaaaaccgcccaaaccgcaccgcgaacacccctagGTTACGTATCATGTGCTGCACTTTTTGTGTGGAGTTATGTTCTTGTCGAAGTCATGGTGCTGCATGTTGTCATTTAAATCTTGGATACAAGCCTCTTTTTTACTTATCAAGAACTTAGATATCAATGATGTGGAGCTTGAGTACAGCCTAATGCAGTGTAACACTTTGAGGACAGGTCCAACCGGTGTTTATTAAAATACACAGATCAAACCAGGCACGTGATAATGCAAAGTAGAGAATAAAACTGGGAATGCGATAAACAAGATATGCATGCAAAAGGGAAATCGAGGCCCATGATTCAAGGGGGAACAGGTGAGTCACAGCATAGTGCAAAAGGGAAATCGAGGCCCATGGTTCAAGGGGGAACAGGTGAGTCACAGCATAGTGCAAAAGGGAAATCGAGGCCCATGGTTCAAGGGGGAACAGGTGAGTCACAGCATAAGGAATGTGAGTGTGATTTTGCTTTGTGGTGCTACTACTTTTTAGGtgtgctgttgtttgttttgcAGATTGAGTAGGATGCAACGTATTGCAATAGAGATTTTGTTCCAAAGAATCAAAGTTGTTTTCTGCTTGAATGCTTGGGTTGCAGTTCGAAACTCTTCACCTCTCCCCAAGAGTTGTTTTCGGTGAAAATTTCCCACAAGCTCAGTACTCCCTAACCAAATGAGCCGCATCCATTTCGAGACTTAATCGTGATATTTAATATATTTGAAATTTTAGCACTAAACTTTGTATGGATCAGCAGGATCCTAGGAATATAAAACTGTTCAAATTTATCACAAAAGTGAAACATTTGACTATTTTCTGAAGTAACTCTGATACTCTCAGCAGTAAGAGAAAAAGAAAAGTTTCATTTGATGAGTGACATATAAGAATAACAAACACTATTTGAAATGAGTATAAATGCTAAAAATATGTTGTATCACTTCCTAGAATTCTAGAAAATTGAAGTGAAGACCAAAAGAAACTACCTGCACACTCAAAAGTAAAAAAATGAACTACAATAGATTTGCAATTTTAAAACCATACAAGGGTGCAAATTTTCACATTTCACAAGCCTCTTCACTCATGGTTAAAGCTGTAACTATACTGTATGCTAGTAAAACCACAATGCATTTATCTTCTGTGAGAGAGTACAGAACTAGCATAGATAAAATTAATGTTATGATTATAATTTGAGATTTAAACTTCACGAATCACATGATGTTTAATGCAGCAATTTGTGACTGAATACAGACGAATCATGTGAAACTGAGAAAGCTTACTGACACCCTTGATGATGGCCAAGTATTCAGTGCTCCAAAAGTTCAATCTTTGCAAGATGATTATTCATACGATGAGTATCGTCAGCTGACAATCGATCACCAACCATAAGTTTGTACTGTTCAAATTTTGCTTTTTCCCACTTCAATGCGGCGGTTTTAGAAGCCTGTAAATTTCCTGAACCAAAGTTACAATTTCATTAGATTTATACGTTCCTGAATCAAACTAATATGCAGAACATGATAGCGTGATGCATCATGAATTCTTGTTAATTGAAAAATAAAGAAAAGCAATGCAATCTGTATCTAAATGTTACAAAACACAGTCAATCATGTAGTATTTGTTCTTACCAGATAAATCAAGTAAATTAAACACCACTGGAAAATTTCCAATACTTCTAACCATAGTAATAGAAGCCCATACTTTTTCATGCTCCTCTCTTGAAGCTCTAATAATGCACACATTAGTGATTGGATTCACATACTTAACTGCACACAGATCCAAAAGTGAAAACTATCAAATACAAAAATTAGAATTTAACTCGATGACATTAGAACAAGAATTATCAGCAACAGGTTTGTTACTCACCCTGAAATGATCCTAGTGATGCCGCCAAACCACACTCCCCAAAATTCACCATGATGCTATCTTTTATAGCATTAGAGATATTAAACTGAGTAATTATAATAGAATCACCCGATGCTTGTTCTCTATTAGGATTCATAAAAACCTCCATCACCATGTACCTGTTTTTGAACACCATCGCTCTTTTTCTAGAACCCAAAAACAAAGTTTCAAACTATCACAATAAAATCAAATCTGAAAAACCGAGAATACAAACTAAACCTAACCGATGCAAAATCCAGAAAATCAAAAGCAATTGCGCAAGTAAAGACGAAGATGGCAAACCTGTGAGAATCGCACAACCGAGAAGTTTAGGGTATGGAGAATCTACTGTAAATATGGTGCACCGATTCAATCTAACGGTGTAAATTCATCTCAGTTGAGATCACCATTGATTAAGGTGGAGGCAACTACTGAAATAAACCCTAACAAGAATCAATTTCGGGTTATGGTCTATTGACCCGTTGAGCCCAAGTCGGGGCCCAATAGAATAGGGTGACACGTGTCTATCTCTGATAGGAACATAGAGTCTTCGCGGTACGGTCTTTTTTATTTCTCATCCTTATCCGGTTTTAGTTTTTTTTGGaagaaaaataaattaattaattaacacattGAGAGCGTGGAGATTTGTTGCGGAACACGTGCTCCAAAATAAAGTAAAAAAGAGATCCATAAAGATTTTTTTGGTAACAAGTTCAATAAAGACGTTACtggttttttttttcttttcgtaTAAGAGACGTTGCtaattatattatataataatttaaaaaaaattatgagaATAGG from Lathyrus oleraceus cultivar Zhongwan6 chromosome 7, CAAS_Psat_ZW6_1.0, whole genome shotgun sequence encodes the following:
- the LOC127105658 gene encoding probable ribonuclease P/MRP protein subunit POP5; protein product: MVFKNRYMVMEVFMNPNREQASGDSIIITQFNISNAIKDSIMVNFGECGLAASLGSFQVKYVNPITNVCIIRASREEHEKVWASITMVRSIGNFPVVFNLLDLSGNLQASKTAALKWEKAKFEQYKLMVGDRLSADDTHRMNNHLAKIELLEH